Sequence from the Bacillus spongiae genome:
AAACTTTGTTTTATTACTATTATGAAAACATCTTCTTGTAATAAGGTAATAACAAATGGCAACGCCTGTAATATCCTTTACAAAATCAATGAGCGTAGCGGATCGATAGGGGATAAAAGATTGGTGAATTTCATCTACCAGACCATACAGACCTGCAATAATTGCAAAAAATAAATTGGTCGAATACGTAAATTTCTTTTGAGCGATTAAGGCAAATACGAAAAGTACATATAAGATTGCAAACTCCACAAGATGTAAGGATTCTTTTATATAACGATCAATGGCTTGATCAGGTAGCTCAACTACTGCCGTAACAGGCAAACTTGATAAAATCCAAATAATTATCATATAAACTATCGGTAAAAATGTAAAAAACCACTTTAATAATCCCTTCAACGGTTTCCCTCCAAATAAATAGTTACCATTATACTATAGCGCAAAAAAAGACGATAAAAAATATTTTTAAAAAAAGTGCATACTATTATTGCTAATGCAAAAGCTAAGAAGTAAAAAAATTTTCAATAAAATGTATATAATTGCAATTTTTTGTTCAAAATGATTGCTGAGGTGATGAAAAATGAGAGAGGAAGAAAAGAAACGATCTTCTCAACTAAATAGTTTTCGAGCTTTTTTAAAAAAGCGCTGGGCATACCCAGCAATCTATCTAGCTAGTGCTGCTATCATCGTTACAGCTATCCTATGGTATCAATCGCTAGGTAATGATGGGTCAGATGAACCACAAGACTTTGGTAGTGCAGAGAATGGTGCGGTTGGACAGAAGTATGATGATCCTGCAATCCCTGTAAATAGCCTTGATGAATTGTTTCAAGTACCTGTAAGTAATCCAGAGGGTGTAGTGATTGAAAAGGAATTCTACGATTCTGAAGCATCTGAAGAGGAGCAAGAAGCAGCGATTTTAGTATACAACAATACGTATTATGAAAACGAAGGCATTGATTATTCAATGGAAGGTGACGAGTTTGACGTTTTAGCAGCATTGAGCGGAACGGTTTCATCCATCGAAGAGGATTCATTACTTGGAAATTCAATTGAAGTAGAACACGAAGATGGTGTTGTGACACGTTATCAATCTGTAAAAGACCCGGCAGTTTCTGTTGGTGATGAAGTAAAACAAGGTGATATTCTTGCTAAAGCAGGGCAAAGTCAACTGAATGAAGAAGCAGGAACTCACGTTCACTTTGAAATTCGGAAAAATAATGTAGC
This genomic interval carries:
- a CDS encoding M23 family metallopeptidase, whose product is MREEEKKRSSQLNSFRAFLKKRWAYPAIYLASAAIIVTAILWYQSLGNDGSDEPQDFGSAENGAVGQKYDDPAIPVNSLDELFQVPVSNPEGVVIEKEFYDSEASEEEQEAAILVYNNTYYENEGIDYSMEGDEFDVLAALSGTVSSIEEDSLLGNSIEVEHEDGVVTRYQSVKDPAVSVGDEVKQGDILAKAGQSQLNEEAGTHVHFEIRKNNVAVNPKEYINKPLSAIKEQPSNDGDEVDQRLNPPKLEEIEQEQRESNSNTGDSSDSTDSSEDTDGSDEGNNDEADSSGE
- a CDS encoding VanZ family protein, translated to MKGLLKWFFTFLPIVYMIIIWILSSLPVTAVVELPDQAIDRYIKESLHLVEFAILYVLFVFALIAQKKFTYSTNLFFAIIAGLYGLVDEIHQSFIPYRSATLIDFVKDITGVAICYYLITRRCFHNSNKTKFL